The following are from one region of the Paraglaciecola sp. L1A13 genome:
- a CDS encoding amidase, whose product MSHAAKHFTSQTPYVLHLDEKVDDNKKSKDLPLSGMTLAVKDLFHIKNLPTTAGNPDWLASHPIPEQTSPVVETLLGQGASLVGKTITDELAYSLNGQNIHYGTPFNISAPNRVPGGSSSGSAVAVREGSATIGLGTDTGGSIRVPASYNGLFGLRPTHGRISCDHMVSLAPSFDTVGWITRDLNSLATVANVLFEDTQALDQVVINVHAAPKIGFAQELVAQCDYADILLDTYRRIAATSYKLESGLSSTLLSQASETFRILQGYEIWQTHGQWITDQQPTFAPDIQDRFAWCATIDKFQYQQALKQQQTFIEHINHLFTQCDVIFLPTTPGPAPLLSLSGDDLASYRNTLMKLTCIAGLCGLPQLHIPLSINSHAPMGFSLIGQKNHDKQLIEIARMLLEKLS is encoded by the coding sequence ATGAGCCACGCCGCTAAACACTTTACTAGTCAGACACCTTACGTATTGCATTTGGACGAAAAAGTAGACGACAACAAAAAATCAAAAGATTTACCTTTGTCTGGTATGACGCTTGCGGTAAAGGACTTGTTTCATATAAAAAACCTGCCTACCACAGCAGGTAATCCTGACTGGTTAGCCAGTCACCCAATCCCTGAACAGACTTCGCCTGTGGTTGAAACGTTATTAGGGCAAGGCGCATCTTTGGTCGGTAAAACAATCACCGATGAACTGGCATACAGTCTTAATGGCCAAAATATTCATTATGGTACGCCATTCAATATTTCTGCGCCAAATCGCGTACCCGGCGGCTCATCTAGCGGCTCGGCTGTTGCAGTACGAGAAGGTAGTGCAACAATAGGCTTGGGCACAGATACGGGTGGTTCCATTCGAGTTCCCGCTAGCTACAACGGTTTGTTTGGTCTTCGCCCGACTCATGGACGGATCAGTTGCGACCATATGGTCAGTTTGGCACCAAGCTTTGATACGGTAGGCTGGATAACCCGAGATTTAAACAGCCTAGCAACCGTCGCTAATGTGCTATTTGAAGACACCCAAGCGTTAGACCAAGTTGTGATTAATGTACATGCAGCACCGAAAATTGGTTTTGCACAAGAGCTCGTAGCTCAGTGTGACTATGCTGATATTCTGCTCGATACCTATCGCAGGATCGCCGCAACGTCATATAAACTTGAGTCTGGGTTGTCTAGTACATTATTAAGCCAAGCCAGTGAAACATTTAGAATCTTACAAGGCTATGAAATATGGCAAACTCATGGTCAATGGATAACTGACCAGCAGCCTACTTTTGCGCCCGATATTCAAGATAGGTTTGCGTGGTGCGCTACAATAGACAAATTTCAATACCAACAAGCCTTAAAGCAACAGCAAACGTTTATCGAACATATTAATCATCTATTTACACAATGTGATGTGATATTTTTACCTACTACACCAGGCCCTGCTCCTCTTTTAAGTCTGTCTGGTGACGATTTAGCAAGCTATCGGAATACGCTGATGAAACTAACCTGCATTGCAGGCTTATGTGGCCTACCCCAGTTACATATTCCGTTATCAATTAACTCCCATGCGCCTATGGGATTTTCATTAATTGGCCAAAAAAATCATGACAAACAATTAATTGAAATCGCCCGCATGTTATTAGAGAAACTATCATGA
- a CDS encoding alanine--glyoxylate aminotransferase family protein: MGPGPINCYPRVLSAMSTQLIGQYDPVMTGYMNEVMSLYRDVFATKNKATLLIDGTSRAGIEAVLVSCIEPGDKVLVPIFGRFGHLLKEIAERAGADVHCIEATWGEIFEPQQIEDAIKRVKPKVLALVQGDTSTTMLQPLEHIGEICRRFDVIFYSDATASIGGNPFETDKWQLDAVSVGLQKCLGGPSGSAPITLSERYVDLVRGRQHVEAGIKADHHSAGTGSRIRSNYFDIPMILDYWGEERLNHHTEATSMLYCARECAITLLEEGVEASIARHELHGSAMLAGIQGMNLKAFGDLTHKMNNVVGVYIPEGVNGEQIRQQLLHDFNIEIGTSFGPLHGKIWRIGTMGYNARQDTVLHTLQSLETLLRRAGHKLQPGLAIDSAFSIYSEKG; the protein is encoded by the coding sequence ATGGGACCTGGACCAATAAACTGTTATCCACGGGTGTTGAGTGCGATGTCCACCCAATTAATTGGTCAATATGATCCGGTTATGACCGGCTACATGAACGAAGTCATGAGTCTATATCGAGATGTGTTCGCCACCAAAAATAAAGCCACTTTACTGATAGATGGTACTTCTCGCGCCGGAATAGAAGCCGTTTTGGTTTCTTGTATTGAACCAGGCGATAAAGTATTGGTGCCTATTTTTGGTCGTTTTGGCCACTTACTTAAAGAGATAGCAGAACGAGCCGGCGCAGATGTGCACTGTATTGAAGCAACATGGGGCGAAATATTCGAGCCCCAACAAATAGAAGATGCGATAAAACGTGTTAAACCTAAAGTGCTAGCTTTAGTACAAGGTGATACATCAACCACTATGTTGCAGCCACTTGAACATATAGGTGAAATCTGTCGACGCTTCGATGTCATTTTTTATTCTGACGCTACCGCATCAATCGGTGGCAACCCATTTGAGACAGACAAGTGGCAACTTGATGCAGTATCAGTTGGATTACAAAAATGCTTAGGCGGACCAAGTGGTAGTGCCCCCATTACACTTAGTGAACGTTATGTAGATTTAGTGCGCGGGCGTCAACACGTTGAAGCAGGTATAAAAGCAGATCATCATAGTGCAGGTACAGGCAGTCGTATTCGTTCTAATTACTTCGATATCCCCATGATCCTCGATTACTGGGGGGAAGAACGTTTAAACCATCACACTGAAGCGACATCGATGCTTTATTGCGCTCGGGAATGTGCCATTACGCTACTCGAAGAAGGGGTTGAAGCATCAATTGCCCGCCACGAATTACATGGCAGCGCTATGCTAGCAGGCATTCAGGGAATGAATCTTAAAGCCTTCGGTGACTTAACTCACAAGATGAATAACGTCGTTGGTGTATATATACCCGAGGGTGTAAATGGCGAACAAATTCGTCAACAGTTACTTCACGATTTCAATATCGAAATTGGCACCAGTTTTGGGCCATTGCACGGTAAAATTTGGCGTATCGGCACAATGGGTTATAACGCCCGCCAAGATACGGTGCTACACACATTACAGTCACTCGAAACACTACTTCGTCGAGCTGGACATAAGCTTCAACCGGGTCTGGCAATAGATAGCGCGTTTAGTATTTACAGTGAGAAAGGTTAA
- the cobB gene encoding Sir2 family NAD+-dependent deacetylase: protein MSINHQTDHVFWEGITPLAKVVVLTGAGISAESGLRTFRDNNGLWEEHSIEDVATPEAFLRDPELVYRFYNLRRAQLQSNEVIPNAAHHALAKFESVHKGTVLIITQNVDDLHERAGSQNVLHMHGELLRARCCHSQRSFSMTGSFDGASRCTCCNPPQRIRPDIVWFGEMPFYMDEIEHAIADADVFISIGTSGNVYPAAGLVQRANYHGAHTVELNLQPSEVNNDFKETHYGIASLVVAQYLTQNVKES from the coding sequence GTGTCAATAAACCATCAGACTGATCACGTATTTTGGGAGGGAATTACCCCGCTTGCGAAAGTAGTGGTCTTAACGGGGGCTGGAATATCAGCTGAATCTGGATTGCGCACATTCCGTGATAATAACGGTCTATGGGAAGAACATTCTATCGAAGATGTGGCGACCCCTGAGGCATTTTTACGTGATCCTGAGTTAGTCTATCGATTTTATAATCTACGACGAGCACAGTTGCAGAGCAATGAGGTTATCCCTAATGCAGCTCATCATGCATTGGCTAAATTTGAGAGTGTCCACAAAGGTACTGTATTAATTATTACCCAAAATGTTGATGATTTACATGAGCGCGCGGGCAGCCAAAATGTATTGCATATGCACGGTGAATTGTTACGAGCAAGATGCTGTCATAGTCAACGAAGTTTCTCTATGACTGGAAGCTTTGACGGAGCTTCGCGCTGCACATGCTGTAATCCACCTCAGCGCATTAGGCCGGACATTGTATGGTTTGGTGAGATGCCATTTTATATGGATGAAATTGAACATGCCATTGCTGATGCTGATGTTTTTATCTCTATTGGCACCTCTGGCAATGTTTACCCAGCGGCAGGCTTAGTTCAACGTGCTAACTATCACGGTGCGCATACAGTGGAATTAAATTTGCAACCAAGCGAAGTAAACAACGATTTCAAAGAGACACATTATGGAATAGCCAGTTTGGTTGTAGCGCAATATTTAACACAAAACGTCAAGGAATCATAA
- a CDS encoding flavin reductase family protein, whose translation MSDRSHFYQPSQGHGLKHDPFNALVAPRPIGWISTKSSAGVLNIAPYSFFNAFNYHPPIIGFASIGYKDTVKNIQETGEFCWNLVSASLVDAMNKTSAALPSDKSEFEFAGLSTRQSKIIDVPNVAASHSVLECRKSQIIQLTGADGELVDTWMVLGEVVGVHIDTAFIQDGVYNTAAAKPILRGGGAGDYFSIDSAQRFSINRP comes from the coding sequence ATGTCAGATCGCAGCCATTTCTATCAACCTAGTCAAGGCCATGGTCTCAAACATGATCCATTTAATGCATTAGTCGCGCCGCGACCCATTGGTTGGATATCAACAAAAAGTTCAGCTGGTGTACTGAATATTGCGCCTTATAGCTTTTTTAACGCTTTTAACTATCATCCTCCAATCATCGGTTTTGCCAGTATAGGTTATAAAGATACCGTTAAAAACATTCAAGAAACCGGTGAATTTTGCTGGAATTTAGTTTCAGCATCGTTAGTGGATGCCATGAATAAAACCAGTGCTGCTTTACCCAGTGATAAAAGCGAATTTGAGTTTGCTGGATTATCAACAAGACAATCTAAAATCATAGATGTTCCGAATGTCGCGGCGAGTCATTCGGTTTTAGAATGCCGTAAAAGCCAGATCATTCAGTTGACTGGTGCTGACGGTGAATTGGTCGATACATGGATGGTATTAGGTGAAGTTGTCGGCGTTCATATTGATACAGCATTTATTCAAGATGGGGTTTATAACACAGCTGCAGCCAAGCCAATATTGCGTGGCGGTGGGGCAGGCGACTATTTTAGTATTGATTCTGCACAGAGGTTTTCCATAAATAGGCCATAA
- a CDS encoding lyase family protein: MQSPEIEKPILYKEQTALALENFRISGTPMPSEFIHALALIKASAAKANAEHAGLNDEIAIDIQRAAMEVAEGKHDDAFMVDVFQTGSGTSTNMNVNEVIATLATEKLGKPVHPNDHVNMGQSSNDVIPSAIHVSATLAISRELIPALQSLMSAIDAKSILYRETVKTGRTHLMDAMPITLGQELSGWSKQIQFAITRLIEVLPRISALALGGTAVGTGVNTHPDFAHSACRGLSQLTGLRFLPADNFFAAISSQDTAVEVSGHLNTLAVSLMKICNDLRWMNSGPLTGLGEISLEKLQAGSSIMPGKVNPVIPEAVAMVCAQVMGYHQSITIAGQSGNFQLNTMLPLIGFNLLSSLSLLTNGICALTHKAIVPMKANIDKMAQSLSMNPILVTALNSKVGYEQGALIAKAAYEQKRPVVDVAAEMTDIPIETLRTLLDPKSMT; the protein is encoded by the coding sequence ATGCAATCGCCTGAAATCGAAAAGCCTATATTATACAAAGAGCAAACCGCCCTCGCCTTAGAGAATTTTAGGATCAGCGGAACCCCCATGCCAAGTGAGTTCATCCATGCTCTTGCGCTAATAAAAGCCAGTGCGGCAAAAGCGAATGCTGAACATGCGGGCCTAAATGACGAGATAGCCATAGATATACAGCGAGCGGCGATGGAAGTCGCAGAGGGTAAGCATGACGATGCCTTTATGGTTGACGTATTTCAAACGGGCTCAGGTACCAGCACTAATATGAATGTTAACGAGGTTATTGCGACGCTGGCCACTGAGAAGCTTGGTAAGCCCGTTCACCCTAACGACCATGTGAACATGGGGCAAAGCTCAAATGACGTTATTCCTAGCGCCATTCATGTCAGCGCCACTCTAGCAATTAGCCGAGAACTCATACCTGCATTACAAAGCTTAATGTCAGCAATTGATGCGAAAAGTATTTTATACCGCGAGACGGTGAAGACTGGTCGTACGCATTTAATGGATGCAATGCCCATCACACTCGGGCAAGAGCTAAGTGGATGGAGCAAGCAAATTCAATTCGCCATAACGCGTTTAATAGAAGTACTGCCGCGAATTTCTGCGCTTGCTCTCGGGGGCACTGCTGTAGGTACGGGCGTAAATACCCATCCTGATTTTGCCCACTCAGCTTGTCGTGGACTGAGTCAACTCACCGGATTACGTTTTCTGCCTGCAGATAACTTTTTTGCAGCGATAAGTAGCCAAGATACGGCCGTCGAAGTCAGCGGACATCTAAACACGTTAGCAGTGAGTTTGATGAAAATATGCAACGACCTTCGCTGGATGAATAGCGGACCGCTTACAGGATTGGGCGAAATATCGCTGGAAAAATTACAAGCAGGTAGCAGTATTATGCCAGGCAAAGTAAATCCCGTTATTCCTGAAGCTGTTGCCATGGTCTGCGCGCAAGTGATGGGCTACCATCAGAGTATTACCATTGCTGGACAATCGGGTAACTTCCAGCTCAATACCATGTTGCCCCTTATCGGTTTTAACCTACTCAGTAGCTTAAGTTTGTTGACCAACGGGATCTGTGCACTAACCCATAAAGCCATTGTACCGATGAAAGCCAATATCGATAAAATGGCACAATCGCTAAGTATGAATCCAATATTGGTTACCGCGTTGAATAGCAAAGTAGGCTACGAACAAGGCGCTCTTATCGCAAAAGCAGCCTACGAACAAAAACGACCTGTGGTCGATGTAGCAGCTGAAATGACAGATATTCCAATCGAAACACTGCGGACACTGTTAGATCCTAAATCAATGACATAA
- a CDS encoding gamma-glutamyltransferase family protein, giving the protein MSNSTTLRPVAFTAPHYAASQVGQNVLQHGGTAIEAMVAAAASISVVYPHMNSMGGDGFWLISEPGKEPVAIDASGTACAQADLAYYAKHGTIPSRGPDAALTMAGAVSGWQKALEISHTWQSGLPLSELLAPAIGQAEWGIEVTQSLQDASEKTFDDLSTIPHFEQFLIKGKSLKKGKILKLPAIAKTLAKLAENGLEDFYKGEIAQALAEDLSAAGSPITLEDLNAYEAQIVTPLSVTTSVGKLYNLPAPTQGIASLLILALFDKVQHLATNEADFVHLLVECTKQAFIKRNQYVADQSRVSIDLQNLLSLESLDAMVLDINIDSALSWPHLAKPGDTIWMGACDSEGRMVSYIQSIYWEFGSGVVSPQTGIVWNNRGTSFSLQADSLQQLAPGMKPFHTLNPAFAELNDGRRISYGTMGGEGQPQTQAAIFSRYVYQQKSLAESISLGRWLLGRTWGDESHNLKIEQDLADDIQSELSAKGHDIALVDSRNELMGHAGAVVMRPDDNVSAATDPRSDGNAFAAHTYE; this is encoded by the coding sequence ATGAGCAATTCAACCACATTACGACCTGTTGCCTTCACCGCCCCGCACTATGCAGCAAGCCAGGTAGGACAAAATGTATTACAACATGGTGGCACTGCCATCGAAGCAATGGTCGCTGCTGCTGCTTCTATTTCAGTCGTTTACCCCCATATGAACAGCATGGGTGGCGACGGCTTTTGGCTGATCAGCGAACCAGGCAAAGAGCCTGTGGCCATTGATGCTAGTGGCACTGCATGTGCTCAAGCTGATCTCGCTTATTATGCAAAACACGGTACGATCCCGTCTCGTGGACCAGACGCCGCGCTCACTATGGCTGGCGCAGTTTCAGGTTGGCAAAAAGCGCTGGAGATAAGTCATACGTGGCAATCCGGATTACCCCTAAGTGAATTACTTGCACCTGCCATTGGTCAAGCCGAATGGGGCATTGAAGTCACTCAAAGTCTGCAAGATGCCAGTGAAAAAACATTTGATGACTTATCAACTATCCCACACTTTGAGCAGTTTTTGATTAAAGGAAAAAGCCTTAAAAAAGGTAAAATCCTTAAGTTGCCCGCTATCGCTAAAACACTAGCAAAGCTGGCAGAAAATGGTCTTGAAGACTTTTATAAAGGTGAAATAGCCCAAGCCTTAGCCGAAGACTTAAGCGCCGCAGGCTCGCCAATTACACTTGAAGATCTTAACGCCTATGAAGCTCAAATTGTTACACCGCTTTCAGTAACGACCTCCGTTGGAAAGCTATACAATTTGCCAGCGCCGACACAGGGCATCGCATCGTTGTTGATCCTCGCGTTATTCGACAAAGTACAGCACCTAGCCACAAACGAGGCTGATTTTGTACACTTATTGGTCGAATGTACCAAACAAGCTTTTATTAAACGTAATCAATATGTTGCCGATCAAAGTCGTGTGAGTATCGATTTACAAAACTTACTTTCCCTTGAGTCGCTTGATGCGATGGTCCTTGATATTAATATTGACAGTGCCCTGTCTTGGCCACATCTGGCAAAACCCGGTGACACCATCTGGATGGGCGCCTGTGACAGTGAAGGTAGAATGGTCAGTTATATACAAAGCATTTATTGGGAATTTGGTAGTGGTGTGGTATCACCACAAACAGGGATTGTGTGGAACAACCGTGGCACATCTTTTTCACTGCAAGCTGACAGTTTGCAGCAACTTGCTCCTGGTATGAAACCGTTCCATACGCTAAATCCCGCCTTTGCCGAGTTAAATGATGGGCGTCGTATCAGCTACGGCACAATGGGAGGCGAAGGCCAGCCACAAACTCAGGCTGCAATATTTAGTCGCTATGTTTACCAACAAAAATCACTAGCAGAATCCATCAGTTTAGGCCGTTGGCTACTCGGTCGAACGTGGGGAGATGAAAGTCATAATCTCAAAATAGAGCAAGATTTAGCGGATGATATACAAAGCGAACTAAGTGCTAAAGGGCATGACATTGCGCTTGTAGATTCGCGTAATGAATTAATGGGACATGCTGGTGCAGTTGTTATGCGACCAGACGATAACGTTTCCGCAGCAACCGATCCTCGTAGTGATGGCAACGCATTTGCAGCGCATACCTACGAATAA
- a CDS encoding cupin: MEIIRSKKFTASLPWGSLKIANMNGITTKLHWANEPYRWHVNEGEEVFAVLDGMVEIQYKLKGVVHTDLLNPGDIFYANEGTEHVASPIGEARILVIESEGSI; the protein is encoded by the coding sequence ATGGAAATTATTAGAAGTAAAAAATTTACCGCATCACTTCCTTGGGGGTCGTTAAAAATTGCTAATATGAATGGTATTACGACCAAGTTACATTGGGCTAACGAGCCATATAGATGGCATGTTAACGAAGGTGAGGAAGTGTTTGCGGTGCTTGATGGTATGGTAGAAATACAATATAAACTTAAAGGTGTAGTGCATACAGACTTGCTTAACCCAGGCGATATTTTTTATGCCAATGAAGGCACGGAGCATGTTGCCAGTCCTATTGGCGAAGCTCGAATTTTAGTGATTGAAAGCGAAGGTAGTATTTAA
- a CDS encoding allantoate amidohydrolase, with translation MTTFAPYAIQTYERCDVLAHFSQDPDCIDRRYLTPEHLQANRQVSLWMEQAGMITWQDSAANQWGRYSSANPQAKTLVIGSHLDTVPNSGKYDGILGVLAPLSLIQYMHDHNIELPFHLELVGFGDEEGTRFGATLLGSCAVAGTWQEKWNTLTDENGISLTQAFIDAGLDINEVHTAARNNANTDDFFEFHIEQGPVLEEQNLAVGVVNAIAGAKRFAVTLKGLAGHAGTVPMPMRQDALAGASEMILAIEKIATQKGIVATVGHLRCLSGAVNVISGATTFSLDIRSIDDALRDETLSLIIEQLHMIADKRRIKMDITPTHQAPAVKCDERLQQRLLDASEKSDIPQFILSSGAGHDTMAMAAICPVAMLFMRCEKGLSHHPAEAIAVHDIEVALKVMFAFIEDYT, from the coding sequence ATGACCACATTTGCACCATATGCAATTCAAACTTACGAGCGCTGTGATGTACTCGCACACTTTAGTCAAGATCCAGACTGTATAGATAGGCGCTATTTAACGCCAGAGCATTTACAAGCCAATCGACAAGTTTCACTGTGGATGGAGCAAGCCGGCATGATTACCTGGCAAGATTCAGCGGCGAATCAATGGGGTCGCTATTCAAGTGCTAACCCACAGGCCAAAACGCTGGTGATCGGTAGTCATTTAGATACGGTTCCTAATAGCGGTAAGTACGATGGCATTCTTGGTGTTTTAGCACCGTTAAGCCTAATTCAATATATGCATGATCATAATATCGAACTGCCATTTCATCTTGAATTAGTCGGTTTTGGTGATGAAGAAGGTACAAGGTTTGGCGCAACACTACTAGGCAGTTGTGCCGTAGCGGGAACATGGCAGGAAAAATGGAATACGTTAACTGACGAAAACGGAATATCACTAACGCAAGCGTTCATCGATGCAGGGTTAGATATTAACGAAGTACATACAGCTGCGCGCAACAATGCCAATACTGACGACTTTTTTGAGTTTCATATTGAACAAGGCCCAGTACTTGAAGAGCAAAATTTAGCCGTAGGAGTTGTCAACGCAATTGCAGGCGCTAAACGTTTTGCCGTAACGTTAAAAGGTTTAGCGGGACACGCTGGCACGGTGCCTATGCCGATGCGTCAAGATGCACTGGCTGGTGCAAGTGAAATGATTTTAGCAATTGAAAAAATTGCCACTCAAAAAGGTATAGTCGCTACAGTGGGACACCTTCGTTGCTTGTCAGGCGCCGTTAATGTGATATCTGGCGCGACTACATTTAGCTTGGATATTCGCAGTATTGATGATGCATTGCGGGATGAAACACTTAGTTTAATAATCGAACAGCTTCACATGATTGCAGATAAACGACGCATCAAAATGGATATTACTCCTACCCATCAAGCCCCTGCAGTGAAGTGCGACGAACGCCTACAGCAGCGCTTACTTGATGCAAGCGAAAAAAGTGATATTCCCCAGTTTATACTCAGTTCAGGCGCTGGGCACGACACCATGGCAATGGCGGCAATCTGTCCTGTCGCGATGCTCTTTATGCGTTGTGAAAAAGGCTTAAGTCATCATCCTGCCGAAGCCATTGCGGTGCACGATATTGAGGTTGCATTAAAAGTTATGTTCGCATTTATTGAGGATTATACCTGA
- a CDS encoding sulfite exporter TauE/SafE family protein, with amino-acid sequence MELVLNNLPTIAALIGTGIFAGLLAGLLGVGGGIVIVPVLFFLFQSFGVSPQSAMVIATGTSLATIIPTSISSIRSHRKKGNVDVALLRQWALLILVGVLLGSWLVTKVDGSYLTTLFGIVATLSALNMLFRTGKSALAESLPGRVGQSVIAGCIGFFSSMVGIGGGTLSVPILTAFNYPAHKAVGTAAAIGLIISFPAALYLLIFGQTPEDAPLGTFGYINLVGFVCIVPLTVLCAPIGAGIASKLDANRLKKIFAVVLFITGTRMLAQLFI; translated from the coding sequence ATGGAATTAGTGTTAAACAATCTACCGACGATTGCCGCTTTGATCGGCACCGGTATCTTTGCTGGCCTGTTAGCAGGATTATTAGGTGTAGGCGGCGGTATTGTGATCGTACCTGTGCTATTTTTCCTTTTTCAATCGTTTGGTGTTAGCCCACAAAGCGCCATGGTTATTGCAACCGGCACATCATTGGCAACAATTATTCCTACCTCCATTAGCTCCATTCGTTCTCATCGAAAAAAAGGCAATGTTGATGTCGCGTTGCTCAGACAATGGGCACTGCTCATTCTAGTAGGCGTTCTACTGGGTAGCTGGTTGGTGACAAAAGTTGATGGCAGCTACCTTACAACGCTGTTTGGTATCGTCGCGACCTTATCAGCGTTAAACATGTTGTTTAGAACAGGTAAATCAGCGCTGGCTGAAAGTTTACCTGGCCGCGTTGGGCAATCTGTTATAGCTGGATGCATCGGTTTTTTCAGCTCCATGGTAGGCATTGGCGGTGGCACCTTATCGGTGCCCATTTTAACTGCATTTAATTATCCGGCTCATAAAGCCGTAGGTACCGCGGCGGCTATCGGGCTGATTATCTCCTTTCCGGCGGCTTTGTACTTGTTGATCTTCGGTCAGACTCCCGAGGATGCGCCGCTTGGTACCTTCGGATATATCAACCTCGTAGGCTTCGTGTGTATTGTGCCTCTGACGGTTCTATGTGCGCCGATTGGTGCAGGTATCGCATCTAAGCTTGATGCTAATAGGTTGAAAAAGATTTTCGCGGTCGTTTTATTTATTACAGGTACACGCATGCTAGCGCAATTGTTTATCTAA
- a CDS encoding MurR/RpiR family transcriptional regulator, translating into MAKIPFIDRIEQQYQELSPNARLIADHLKHTPLDVLSCSVAEIAHKTHTSKATVSRFFRQLGYDSHSDAKQELNAFRANGYPMYMESDQGGALSREIQRIEQTWSNLDQVQLNALIQSICKASRITLIGFRNSYPVALHFRQQLLQIRSKVRLLPQPGQTLSEELRDISEDELVILIGFRRRPKIFKPLLNKIQHHNVALLADPSGQIYAEQVKQLIICQLGQEQALDSYAAPMSVISIICNQVFTLLGNSSDKRISEISSLYEELDELEKR; encoded by the coding sequence TTGGCAAAAATTCCGTTTATTGATCGTATAGAACAGCAATACCAAGAACTCTCTCCTAATGCGCGGTTAATTGCTGATCATCTTAAACATACCCCCCTTGATGTATTGAGTTGTTCGGTAGCTGAAATAGCCCATAAAACACATACATCTAAAGCAACCGTGAGTCGTTTTTTTCGTCAACTTGGTTATGACTCTCACTCTGATGCAAAACAAGAGCTCAATGCATTTAGGGCCAATGGCTACCCTATGTACATGGAATCAGACCAAGGCGGTGCATTAAGTCGAGAAATACAGCGAATCGAACAAACTTGGAGCAATCTGGATCAGGTGCAGTTAAATGCGCTTATACAATCGATATGCAAAGCGTCTCGGATCACGCTTATTGGCTTTCGGAACAGCTATCCGGTGGCACTACATTTTCGCCAGCAGTTGCTACAGATCCGGAGTAAGGTGCGTCTTCTTCCCCAACCTGGGCAGACATTAAGTGAAGAACTGCGTGATATTAGTGAAGATGAACTGGTCATTTTAATAGGTTTTCGCCGTAGACCTAAAATATTCAAACCTTTGCTTAACAAAATTCAACACCACAACGTAGCCCTACTAGCGGATCCGTCAGGTCAAATATACGCGGAACAAGTTAAACAATTAATTATCTGCCAACTTGGTCAAGAGCAAGCGCTTGATAGTTACGCGGCGCCAATGAGTGTTATTTCTATAATTTGTAATCAGGTATTTACCTTACTCGGTAACTCCTCAGATAAACGGATCAGCGAAATATCGTCTCTTTATGAAGAATTAGATGAACTCGAAAAACGTTAA